The Leopardus geoffroyi isolate Oge1 chromosome C3, O.geoffroyi_Oge1_pat1.0, whole genome shotgun sequence genomic interval GGCTGATTCCCCTCCGCGTCTGGGGGTCCGGTGGCTCGCAGGGCCAGAAGAGTGGAGTCGGCGGTGGAGGCGgattgctccctctgagccctttgtctggtaaagggcGGGCTTCCCACTGGAGCGTTTCCGCCTCCCGCTCTCAGAACAGCGTCTGCCTCCCTcggagggggaggatggtgttcttCCGGCATCCTAGAGGGGTTATacgggggaggaaaaattaattcttcagtACCCCCCTGTAAgacagggtagaggggtgctgaaggctggataagacttttcttcttctttgtcccctgcaaagcaagaatgggttttggctCTGGAGGGAGCGgggctaggaagggcttaagccaagagggtgggtcTTCTACAAGGTCCTGCCAAGTGATAATGTAAGGGAGTTGATCAAGATGACCCGTAGTAGGCCGAGAGATGATACTCCTGACTCGGTGGATGGCAGGGAGGTCGAAGgtcccctctggtggccatccAACATTGAAAGTTGGCCACTCGCTAGAACAAAAAAACTGCAACCGACCCTTTCGGACTTCCACACTGCGGTTGTTAGCTCTTCCCCTCGCATCCTTAAAGTGATCAATCATAATACTTAGAGGagtagtctgagtctgtcccatGACGTCCGtccagtaagtccacagaacaaaacagagaaacacaaaaacagacaaccagagggcccctagaaagtcttccaattccatggaagcaaaactgcAAGCTAGCTTAtacctttgaggggattccacgtccctccgaaaccgatgaggggattccacgtccctccagaGACGACGGCCTCACGCCGACCAGAGGGAGCAACCCGCCTCGtctcagacctttgaggggattccacgtccctccagaaGGGAGAATCGGAACGTCTTCCGAAACTCCCGGCCCGTGGTCCTCCAGTGCGTCCACTTAGACCGCGTCGGGCACTACCAGATCtccagaaatgagctcacacagaaaagacagaacaaacgGACAGACACTAACCGTGGCCAGTCAGGCTCTCTGGGTCGGGGGTCCCTcgggggtcttggggatcccggacgagcccccaaatgttatgcccagaattcgtgatccccaaagaccaccagggagccgagtccgatgcaaaagcaaaagagccattatttgagctagctcgagctcagtcccctacctgcactgacgcaggggtgagataccagggagagagagagagtttcaaaagcacctttcaaaaacaaaggttttacaggggtctaggggcagccgattggctggggaaggggcgtggcctcgccgattggctggggaagggtcagagtcctgccacgcaggtcgctgggcgtgttttgatcaggaagcttgaatgggtgagcgggaggtcactcaaagggaggaggcgtggtctagcTTGAATGGGTGAGTGGGAGGTCACTCAaagggaggaggcgtggtctaggtgaaggacacagaacaagatggagcaggcggcgtaggcccgccctttttGTGTCCCCGGCCATCCTGGGGTCCAGCCTTAGGATCCGAGGCTCTGAGCAGCTGGGGGGAGCCTCCGTGGGCGGGGAAAGGGCACGGCCGGCGGGGAGTTATGAGGCTGCTCCCCCAGGGTCCATGGGAGACAAGGTTCTCAGAGGTCGTGGGGCCCCGTCTGGGGAGAAGAGGCCTGACCCTCAGCAAGTGGCCGTGAGTCTGAGGCAGCCGAGTCTGTGGACGGAGGAGCCcgtccctgccccctgcctgtgTGTGAGAGGGGGCCCAGGGCTGGCAGAGCCTTAGGGGGACGCGCTGGTGGGGTGCTGCCCTGTTGGGGGGGTTTGCCCtgtgtgtgggggcagggtgggtctGGGTGCCCGGAGAGCCTGGGCTGCTGGCAAAAGGGAAATGCCCGTGTTTGCactggggtgtgggggtgggcccTTCCCACAAAGCGCTTTGTTCTTGTGCTCAGAGCGTCTTCCTTAGACACCCGACAGTTAAGTGcagagaaaatcagaaaggagaTTTGACTCGTTCAATGGTGTTAAGACAGAGGACAGGCCCAAAGCAGGGGGGTCACTGTGTCCCTGGTACAGTGGTTTGTGCGACTTTGGGCCTGGCCATCGGCTggccctggggagcagggctgcctgggtggagAGTGAACCCAGGGAAACAGGTAAGGGGTCCCAGCAGTGCCGGCTGGGGAGATGAGATCACCAGGCTGGTCGTGCCCACAGGACAGGGCATCTCCCACACAGCGCCTCACCCAGGGGGGGTTCCTATGTTTATTCCACCATCCTTCCCCGAGGGTCACTGCAGGtcccagagagaagaggaagcatCTGAATGGCTTATCTAGACCAGCCAGCTTATTCTAGACAGTTGGCTCCGCCCTTGGGGTGGGAAGTGCCTAAGAGTGTTCTGAGCAGAAGCTCGCCTCTTCTCTTGCCTCTGCCTCCTGGATGTTTCCTCCACGGCCATCTGGGCCCAGACCAAGCCTGAAGGAGGCAGCCTGTGATGGGAGCCCACTCAGAAGACCCCCACCTGTGCTGGGCCTCCCGGCTCCTGGGGTTCAGCAGCCTCGTCCTCAGTGAGTGGCCCGGACTCCCCGGGTGGGAGGCCGGTGTGCGGGGCAGGGAGGCGGGGGTCCCGTGTGTCTGATGTCTGTGGGGAACAGCCCGAAATACCAACTCTGTCAGGGAGCACGAGGGGGGCAtctggctctgagcctggacccGCCTGGCACAGGGGAGAGGCTGCCTCTGCAGCTGTGAGGGGAGCAGGGGGCCGACCCAGGGTCCTCATCGGAGCTGGTCCCGCTTCTGGGGCGAGAGGAGGGCACGGACACAAGGAACCAGGAAGGGAGGGCGGCCTCCGGAATTTGAGGGTGTCTGCGCCCACTTGCTGGAAGGGTGTGGATGACAGAGGGTGCTGATAATCAGGGCCCTGATCATCAGGGCCCCGGCTCAGGGTGAATGGGGTGACGGGAAGGGAAGTAGCAGGTCCCCAAAAGGGAACTGAAAGAAAGACTGTCCTGAGGAAACCCAGATACTCCCGTTAGCAATTCCCCCGAGACCATCCGCCTTCGAGAAACAGACGAAATAAGAACAAAGGACAAGACGGAGGTCTCGAGAGCTGTGGATTCCTGGGAATTTCATTTCCTGCCATGTTTTGCTTGAGTGCCCTGgcctctctgggggagggggatgcaggGGTTCTAGGAAATTCTCGAACCTGGGGCATCTGTAAGCAGGGCGTCTCTCATCAGACATGAGGTTTGTGGGGACCTGGGGGCTGagttgagcgttcgactcttgatttcggctcaggtcatgatctcacggttcacgggttagagccccctgtcgggctctgtgctttgtCAGCCTGGAATTGTCTCTCCTCCCGTCTCTGTCCCCACtgcactcatgctgtctctctctctcaaaataaatcaatacatttaaacatttatttaaaaaaagaaaagaaaatgagctttGTAAGGCGTTGACATCTCTCTGATCTCAGTATTTTGGCCACAACAAAATGTAggctttccctttgttttaattttaattaactggaAAAATATGTGAGATTACGAAGAGTTTTCTCCGTCAACACTGGGTTGGAAGATtatgagggaaagaaggaaagaaaaatggaagaaagaaggagaaaggaaggaaggggggaagtaaaaatttatgttcattgctgaatattaaattttatcttcttcagggcctcctgggtggctcagtcggttaagcttgggacttcagctcagtcatgatgtcacggttggtgggcttgagcccccagtgggtctctgtgctgacagctgggagcctggagcctccttgggattctgtgcctccctctctgtctgcccctcccccgctctcactctgtctctgtctcttgagactaaatcaatgtaaaaaaaccaaaaaacaaaaaaaaaaataaatgttatcttcTTAAATAAATCCTGCTCTCTGGATCACAGCCACCTGTGTCCCTGGCCgtctgtctttctgtccttctgtccttcctctctgggATTAGCACCTTCTGCTGATCTGAGAGGTCTCACTGCCTTCCTCCCAGCTTGAGTCGGCTTCCGGCCTCCTGAAGCCCAGGCTCACCATCCAGCCTGGGGGGCAGGCCCTCCCCTGCAGCCTGAGGGCtaagcctcctccctccctggttcCCTCCTTCCCAGCAGGTGCCCGAGGTCTTGCCCTGCCACAGGCggacaggcacctgggtgccctTTGCCAGGAGAATAGCTGGGGCGTGAGAGCCCAGGACTGCTGGGAGCCGCTGAGAGTGAGCCCCTtcgcagggcaggggagggcagggggagaggtgcAGGCAGCTCCCTGCAGGggaagccctgggctgggggagagggaagccgGCTCCATGGGCAGAGGCCAgtggagagaaatggggagatgccCACACCATGTGGAGCCACAGTATCCGGCCCTCCCTCGACTCTAGGACGCTGCCCCCCCTGCACAGGTGTGCTCAGTTTCCTGCTGCGTGGACTTGACAGGGACCATGGAAACCAGCTGCCGTGGACACAGCCGGGAGCTTCATGGCTCTGAGCGGAAGGCCCGAGGGGGACTTTGTCTCCCGTGGCCGCCTGTGGGCGGCACCATGGGTGTCTGTCTCCCGGGAGCCCGTCCCTGATCCCGGGAGGAGACCCCGAGAGGGCAGCTGGTGGGGAGCACAGGGCTCCATCCGGGACGTGGGAAGTTCGGGGCGGACCCCAGCTGTGCTTGCCAGGAGCAAGCATCGTGGTGATGGGAACAGCTCACACCTAAGGGAAAGCTCTCGCCTTCTGACACCCTGGCATCGGTTCCCTGAGGGGAGCGCGGTCATTGTCTCTGAGTCAGAGACTCAAGGAGAAGGCAGGGAGCTTACATGACTGCCCGAGGCCACAGGCTGCAGAGAGCGGAGGACTCCCGCCTCCCGGACCCTGCCCCGGTCCCCACCGCCCTGCTGCAAGGGACCTCCTGGTCTGAGACCCAAGCACAGTCCCTTCCGGTCACATTCACACACCAACACTGCAATCGCAAAAGTTCTAGGAGGCATCCAGACCGAGTTCAAAGCACACATTTGCCATTTGCTGGGGGGCCGATGTTTTTCTGCAAGACGTAAAACCAATAAGCCTTACAAGTAACGGATACATCCAGTTTCTTGAGGCTGAGAGCAGGACCAGAGTCCACAGAGGTGCACGTTGGAGAAGAGTTACGTTATGTGTGTTAGAAAACAGGCTGATTCTCTTACGACAGGTGCGGCAGCTCCTCTGAAGTAATGGGACACAACAAGCCAAGGACACAAGCAGATCCAAACCGCAATGGGACGCAGCAGCTGGCACGTGGGGACAGGGACCGGCCGTCCGGGCCGGGCAGCGTCAGGCGGGATGCAGCCGCCTGCTGTCGGAATGAGGGAGTTAGTGAGGACATCATTGCGTAGAAGGATGTGGAATCTTCTACAAGCACTACTGGCCTGAGCCCTTCTCTGGGTTCTCTGCTTCCTGGGAGAGCCAGGAACGATGTGAGCACAGCCAGGAGGCAGGCCCCGCGTGAGGACAGCTCACGGACCTGGAGAGGGGTCTGGGGCCCTGGCAGGCAGCGGTCCCCCAGGCGGCCCTGCCCTGCTGCAGGGGACACATGGGTCTTCCTTTCAGGACAAGGTCGTTCTTTGCCCGTCCCCTTCTTTCCTATCCCGGTCTCCAGAAGGACCCAGGGTATCAGGTCCCCTGGGCTGTGCCGCATGGGGCATTTTGGGGTCTGGAGGGGCGGCCCGGAGGCCCTTGCCTTCTGGTCACGGCTCTGCAAGAGGTGACTGAGGAAGGACATTGAGGGTGTGTCGGGGACCGGCTGGGGAAGCGTGGTCTTCGTGGCAGGCACAGCAGAGCTCACCTACCCATCATATCTTCTCCCACATTTTTTAGTTCTGGGTAGGTAGCCAGGGCCCTGCGACTAGGTGGCCAAACCCATGAGCAGAGATCACGCCGCATCTGGAGGGGAGAGAAACCCCCACGGGCGATTCCCCTGTGTGCCTTCCCTGCTGTGGCCCCGAGGGGTGCAGCCACCAGGGCGTGATGCCTCTACATTGTGTGACAGGACCCCTCTCAGTCTCAGAATCTCCCCTTGTCTCAGCCCCTGAGCGACTGGAGTGCGGGTTCCCGTAGCACAGCCTCCCTGAGCCTGACCTTGGGCCACTCCACTCCAGAGCAAGTCACAGGGCACGGCCCCCAGTCCAGGGCCGGGGCTCCCACAGCGTGTGGGCAGCCAGGTGGAAGCTGCCTCCTAAGCCGGGCACTTGGCATCGGCCCAGATGTGCTCGGGGCTCTCGATCAGTGATGTCGTCACGTCCAGACTCTCAGAGTTAGGCGGCGAGGACACTGGGGGACAGCAGGTCAGGACCGGGTTCAAGGGGACACCCCACTAGGACCAAGACCTGATTCCAGCATGGCACCAAATTCTTGCTCTGTCCCGCCTCCCTGAGTCAAGGGAGTCTACTGGGCGGATTTCATGAGCGCCATGGGTTCTAGGGTTTTCTCCTTATTCTCAATGACAAAACACTCACCGTGTCTGTTTCCAATGCCCTAGGCGCCTTCAGCACTGAGGTCAACGGTTCTGGAACCCATGGATCTCAATTGGAGGATTCTGGAAACGTGGTTTCTGTGAAGGGAACTCAAGGAAGTTCTGTGTCGTTTCATGTGACCCGAAGTCCAGAATCACTTCCAGGAGTCAAGCTGGAGAAGATTTCTTGGGGCATTAAATCTCAGCCACACGACAAGGTCATCCTGCACGTGTCTCCTGGGGAAGATGTTCCAAAATGGGTCAACTTCCAGGACAAGCTCGAGAAGAGGGTCCATGTGGTCAACACCACGACCCTGAGGATTGACAACCTGACCCTTGAGGACAGTGGGCAGTACTGGGCTCGAGTCTACTTAACTGAAGGAAGAGAAACGAACCGGTATTTCCACCTCACTGTCTACGGTAGGTGGTGGCTCCTCCCCCAATACATACTTACCCCTTTCTTTTGTCCCTGGGAGTGTCCCTGGCCCCCCTCGCAGGACCCCTTCCAGACCCCAGACCTGAGGCTCTGGCTTCTCCCTTGAAACTGGACGCAGTGTGTTCACCACAAGTCGAGGCAGAGCCGAGATCACGCCTGAGGCTTCAGCCAGTGGCTCCCGTCCTCATAGCCACTCGCTGTGTATTTGGGTCAAGTCtgtcttatctgtaaagtggattCACCATCCTTGGGGGAGGATGCCAGGGCGAGAGTGAGATTCCACCCAAGAGAGCATGGGGCGTGGTGCTTCCCACTCACCTGACCCCGTGTCCTCTTGTCCCTCGGGCCCCAGAGCCCGTGCCCCGCCCCCAGATCCTGGGCGAGACTCCATCCGTCACACCAGACTGGTGCAATGTCACCCTGGAGTGCCATGCCCCGGGAACCAGAGAGGACGTGAATGTGTCCTGGGAGAGCAAGGTCCTCCTCAGGGAGCTGGAGCAGAGAGGGGTCCCAGGACCGGCCCCCAACCCCTGGACCCTGGCTCTGAAGCTGCCCCTgagccagcccagccccagcatcACCTGTGTGGTCAGCAACCCGGGGGACCGGAAAACTGCCACCCGGGACCTTGGGGAAGTGTGTGTCCACGGTGAGTGCATCCtgtcagaggggaggggactCCCGGGGCTCAGGTCCCCCTGGGTGAGGGTTCTGGTCTCTGTCCCCTATGTTTAGGTCACCTCCTGCCACCGTCACCCGTCCAGGAGGCTGGCAGGCACATCCCGCTTGCTTGTGCCTTTCagtgtctctctcctgctcctctgcacccctcacccctgctggtCCAGGCAGCCCCCTCGGGTacctcacccctgcctcatcCTTCAGTCCTTGTGTGTCCCGGGAGGTTTCCAGCAAGCGAGGGGGGAGGGTCAGTGGTCGGTGCCACCTGAGGGAGGCCGAGCCAGCCGCGGCCTGCAGGGCTCAGGCGTCGGGGCTCGTGTGCCCGTCTCCGGTCTCGGGGACACGCTTCCCGCCCACGTGCTCGTCTGGATTCCCGGATGTGTCCTGGGCTCCCCAGGTTTCAGCCTCTGGCCAGGCTGCTCCTTCTTCCCCGGACCTTCCAGTCCCGcgtcctccccttccccacttactcCTTTCCAGGGACCCCCTTGCCTACAGCTGCCCCACCGTGTGTGACCCCTGCCGGCCCACAGGAGCCCACGCTGGTGTCCCGTCCAGCAGGCACTGACCTCGAGCGGGGCTCCTCACTTCGTTTGCTCAGGGCCCTGCAGGAGCCCCCCCTGAGCCGCCCTCACCCCTCGCCTCCTCTCGGGAGcacacggcccccccccccccccccccccccccccccccccccccccgagagctGATGCTGTGGCCAAGGGCACCGGAGGGGGGAGCCGCGGCTGCTTCTGTTTGCCTTCCTGTCCCA includes:
- the LOC123585922 gene encoding uncharacterized protein LOC123585922 isoform X1 translates to MGAHSEDPHLCWASRLLGFSSLVLSAFSTEVNGSGTHGSQLEDSGNVVSVKGTQGSSVSFHVTRSPESLPGVKLEKISWGIKSQPHDKVILHVSPGEDVPKWVNFQDKLEKRVHVVNTTTLRIDNLTLEDSGQYWARVYLTEGRETNRYFHLTVYEPVPRPQILGETPSVTPDWCNVTLECHAPGTREDVNVSWESKVLLRELEQRGVPGPAPNPWTLALKLPLSQPSPSITCVVSNPGDRKTATRDLGEVCVHGPHGQAGVGFLRDILGALGITFLILGAGLYLRCSRGRKQSLEPGRGRVAGRAQGPFCSRPPCGEDVPRPQEAAVAGTLCLRSRVRGNHISNRRHRSRVNSEVRHPGQGLRVI
- the LOC123585922 gene encoding uncharacterized protein LOC123585922 isoform X2, translating into MGAHSEDPHLCWASRLLGFSSLVLSAFSTEVNGSGTHGSQLEDSGNVVSVKGTQGSSVSFHVTRSPESLPGVKLEKISWGIKSQPHDKVILHVSPGEDVPKWVNFQDKLEKRVHVVNTTTLRIDNLTLEDSGQYWARVYLTEGRETNRYFHLTVYGCHAPGTREDVNVSWESKVLLRELEQRGVPGPAPNPWTLALKLPLSQPSPSITCVVSNPGDRKTATRDLGEVCVHGPHGQAGVGFLRDILGALGITFLILGAGLYLRCSRGRKQSLEPGRGRVAGRAQGPFCSRPPCGEDVPRPQEAAVAGTLCLRSRVRGNHISNRRHRSRVNSEVRHPGQGLRVI